In Erythrobacter sp. F6033, a single genomic region encodes these proteins:
- a CDS encoding M48 family metalloprotease, producing MGGGGSVPSASTPITQQEAQQGAQYHPQLLSEFGGAMSGPQAAYVEQVGKNIAVQSGLGNARDSFTVSLLNSPVNNAFAVPGGYIYSTRQLVSLMNNEAELAGVLGHEVGHVAARHSQRRQQAAQRNSILGVLGAIGSSILLGDSSIGNTVSRGFLQGSQLLTLRFSRSQELEADDLGILYLQRAGYDPKAMSTVLASLAAQNSLDARLQGRNNASVPEWASTHPDPASRVRTALAKTEGLASGATNRDTFLSRIDGMIYGDDPEQGVIEGSQFIHPELMLSFTAPQGFYMVNGTRAVSINGQSGKAQLTLAPYAGDLDSYVRQQFTTLGGENNNLAPSSIQRTTVNGIRAAYGTARVNNGNSQVDVTIFAYEFSNDRAYHFQAITPAGRSNAFSSMFQSMRRISQREASAVIPRKIDVVTVQRGDTVSSLARRMAYDSNQVERFRVLNAMGSSDTLRAGQKVKLVVRGR from the coding sequence ATGGGCGGAGGCGGCTCCGTTCCGTCGGCGTCCACACCGATCACCCAACAAGAAGCGCAGCAGGGCGCGCAATATCATCCGCAATTGCTCTCCGAATTTGGTGGGGCAATGTCGGGACCTCAGGCCGCCTATGTCGAACAGGTTGGCAAGAATATCGCCGTGCAATCCGGACTAGGCAACGCGCGCGATAGCTTTACGGTCAGCTTGTTGAACAGCCCGGTCAACAATGCCTTCGCAGTTCCAGGCGGCTATATCTATTCCACTCGCCAGCTTGTTTCATTGATGAATAATGAAGCGGAGCTTGCCGGCGTTCTGGGGCACGAAGTCGGCCATGTTGCCGCGCGGCATTCGCAGCGCCGCCAACAAGCCGCTCAGCGCAATTCCATCCTCGGTGTGCTTGGGGCAATCGGTAGCTCAATCCTGCTTGGCGACAGTTCGATCGGCAATACGGTCTCGCGCGGATTTTTGCAGGGATCGCAGCTGCTTACGCTACGATTTTCGCGCAGTCAGGAACTAGAGGCCGATGATCTGGGCATCCTTTATCTTCAGCGTGCAGGCTATGATCCAAAGGCGATGAGCACCGTGCTTGCGAGCCTCGCGGCGCAAAATTCACTGGACGCCCGGCTTCAAGGTCGAAACAACGCTTCGGTGCCGGAATGGGCTTCAACACACCCCGATCCGGCCAGCCGCGTTCGGACCGCGCTTGCGAAAACCGAAGGTCTGGCCAGCGGTGCAACCAATCGCGACACATTCCTGTCTCGCATTGATGGCATGATTTACGGCGATGATCCTGAGCAAGGCGTGATCGAAGGCAGCCAGTTTATTCATCCCGAACTGATGCTTTCATTCACCGCGCCGCAGGGCTTTTACATGGTCAACGGCACTCGCGCGGTCAGCATCAATGGCCAAAGCGGTAAGGCGCAACTGACTTTGGCCCCTTATGCCGGCGATCTCGACAGCTATGTCCGCCAACAGTTCACCACTTTGGGCGGTGAGAATAACAATCTCGCGCCTTCCAGCATTCAGCGCACTACCGTTAATGGGATTCGCGCTGCTTACGGCACGGCTCGGGTCAACAATGGCAACAGCCAGGTTGATGTGACGATTTTCGCGTATGAGTTTTCGAACGATCGCGCTTATCACTTTCAGGCGATCACGCCCGCGGGCCGGTCAAATGCGTTTTCTTCGATGTTCCAATCGATGCGCCGGATCAGTCAGCGCGAAGCGAGTGCGGTGATACCTCGGAAAATCGATGTGGTTACTGTTCAGCGCGGCGATACGGTCAGCTCACTTGCGCGGCGCATGGCTTACGATTCGAATCAGGTCGAACGTTTCCGGGTGCTCAACGCCATGGGATCAAGCGACACTCTGC
- a CDS encoding acetyl-CoA carboxylase carboxyltransferase subunit alpha — translation MTSYLDFEKPVAQLEERIAELRSASENDEVDISSEIARLETKSADLLASTYASLTPWQKTQVARHPERPHFRDYADFAFEEFMPLGGDRYFGDDLAIMGGFAKLKGPKGQNRRVMLIGHEKGNDTQSRIKHNFGMGKPEGYRKSIRLMEMAGRFGLPVVTLVDTSGAFPGIEAEERGQAEAIARSTEACLALPVPMVSVIVGEGGSGGAVALASAERVLMLEHSIYSVISPEGCASILWRTSDKASEAAQAMKVTAQHLKRLKVIDRIVKEPAGGAHRDPAMMAASLGKALSEELDALADLPSETLIRTREERFLQLGG, via the coding sequence ATGACTTCCTACCTCGATTTCGAGAAACCCGTCGCTCAACTCGAAGAGCGCATCGCCGAACTGCGCAGTGCCAGTGAAAACGATGAGGTGGATATCTCCAGCGAGATCGCGCGGCTTGAAACCAAGAGCGCGGATCTTTTGGCCAGCACCTATGCCTCGCTTACACCGTGGCAAAAAACGCAGGTGGCCCGGCATCCGGAGCGGCCGCATTTCCGCGACTATGCTGATTTTGCGTTTGAAGAGTTTATGCCGCTCGGCGGGGATCGCTATTTCGGTGATGACCTCGCAATCATGGGGGGCTTTGCGAAATTGAAAGGCCCCAAGGGCCAAAACAGGCGCGTCATGCTGATCGGGCATGAAAAGGGCAATGACACCCAAAGCCGGATCAAACACAATTTCGGCATGGGTAAACCAGAGGGGTATCGCAAATCGATCCGCCTGATGGAAATGGCGGGCCGTTTTGGCCTACCGGTTGTGACCTTGGTCGATACTTCCGGCGCGTTTCCGGGCATCGAAGCCGAAGAACGCGGTCAGGCAGAAGCGATTGCCCGTTCGACCGAGGCTTGCCTCGCGCTTCCCGTCCCGATGGTATCGGTCATCGTAGGCGAGGGCGGCTCTGGCGGAGCCGTTGCTCTGGCAAGTGCCGAGCGCGTCCTGATGCTTGAGCATTCGATTTACTCGGTGATCTCACCGGAAGGCTGCGCATCGATCCTTTGGCGGACATCGGACAAAGCATCGGAAGCAGCGCAGGCCATGAAAGTGACCGCGCAGCACCTCAAACGTCTGAAAGTGATCGACCGGATCGTAAAAGAGCCAGCGGGCGGTGCGCACCGTGATCCAGCGATGATGGCTGCCAGTCTTGGTAAAGCTTTGAGCGAGGAATTGGACGCTCTGGCCGATCTTCCGAGCGAGACGTTGATCCGCACACGTGAAGAGCGTTTTCTACAGCTCGGCGGCTAA
- a CDS encoding tyrosine recombinase produces MSAATRAFLDMLAAERGAAANTLAAYARDLSGAEESLGDLAEASRAQVAKLAGEWSALAPSTVARKSSTLRQFFGFAVDEGWREDDPSGALPNPRTSRPLPKVLSHEQVEALMERAEFEAQSGKPAGLRQLVLLEMLYGSGLRATELVSLPVSAVPRDAPLITVTGKGGAARMVPVSDRAREALQKWLSVRPREPASRFLFPSRRGKHLSRVRLFQLLKELAARAGLDPTGISPHVLRHAFATHLLEGGADLRVLQTLLGHADIATTQIYTHVDAARLVSLVNARHPLANR; encoded by the coding sequence GTGTCGGCAGCCACGCGGGCCTTTCTGGATATGCTGGCAGCTGAACGAGGGGCGGCTGCAAATACACTCGCCGCTTATGCCCGCGATCTTTCCGGTGCCGAAGAATCGCTTGGGGATTTAGCCGAGGCATCGCGCGCGCAAGTCGCCAAGCTCGCAGGCGAATGGAGCGCACTCGCTCCGTCAACGGTGGCGCGTAAGTCATCGACTTTACGGCAGTTTTTCGGTTTCGCCGTTGATGAGGGGTGGCGTGAAGATGACCCATCTGGCGCGCTGCCCAATCCGCGAACCAGTCGCCCGCTGCCGAAAGTTCTGTCGCATGAACAAGTAGAAGCGTTGATGGAGCGCGCCGAGTTTGAGGCGCAAAGCGGCAAACCTGCGGGGCTGAGGCAGCTTGTTCTTTTGGAGATGCTCTACGGCTCTGGATTGCGGGCGACCGAGCTTGTTTCTCTACCTGTAAGCGCGGTGCCGCGCGATGCCCCTTTGATTACAGTGACGGGCAAAGGCGGAGCGGCGCGAATGGTGCCGGTAAGCGATCGCGCGCGCGAGGCATTGCAGAAATGGCTGTCTGTTCGGCCCCGCGAGCCAGCGTCCCGGTTCTTATTCCCTTCACGCAGAGGAAAACATCTCAGCCGCGTGCGATTGTTCCAATTGCTCAAGGAGCTCGCCGCGAGAGCTGGCCTCGATCCGACAGGAATTAGCCCGCATGTCCTGCGCCATGCCTTCGCCACGCACCTGCTTGAGGGCGGGGCAGACCTGAGGGTGCTACAAACCCTGCTTGGCCATGCCGATATAGCCACAACGCAGATATACACGCATGTCGATGCCGCCCGATTGGTATCCCTGGTCAATGCGCGCCACCCGCTTGCCAACAGGTGA